Proteins from a genomic interval of Actinoalloteichus hymeniacidonis:
- the qcrA gene encoding cytochrome bc1 complex Rieske iron-sulfur subunit, protein MSDPGKGVPSDAELAEMSRDELVRLGTELDDVELVKYRDRFPVEGTRAEKRAERQVAMWFVLAGLSGLAFLGLYLFWPNEYRSPFADDHFIYALYTPLIGASLGLSVLSIGIGVIAYAKKFVPEEEAVQQRHEGGSAAVDNKTTAALLADAGNRSGIARRSMIKRSAGFGAGVFGLGVGVFALGGLVKNPWAEGETPNSLWHTGWMHQGDEKVYLRRDTGDPGEVSLVRPEDIKAGGFETVFPFRESERGDHDALYYALRRSDNPVMLIRLRPGSEPVKRKGQEDFNYGDYYAYSKICTHLGCPTSLFEQQTGRLLCPCHQSQFDVVNTYAKPVFGPATRSLPQLPIDIDEEGYLVARSDFIEAVGPGFWERKS, encoded by the coding sequence ATGAGCGACCCGGGCAAGGGCGTCCCCAGCGACGCCGAGCTCGCGGAGATGAGCCGGGACGAACTCGTTCGTCTCGGTACCGAGCTGGACGACGTCGAGCTCGTCAAGTACCGGGACCGGTTCCCCGTCGAGGGCACGCGGGCCGAGAAGCGAGCCGAGCGCCAGGTGGCGATGTGGTTCGTGCTGGCGGGTCTGTCGGGCCTGGCCTTCCTCGGCCTCTACCTGTTCTGGCCGAACGAGTACCGCAGCCCCTTCGCGGACGACCACTTCATCTACGCGCTGTACACGCCGCTGATCGGAGCCAGCCTCGGACTGTCGGTGCTGTCGATCGGTATCGGCGTCATCGCCTACGCCAAGAAGTTCGTCCCCGAGGAGGAGGCCGTCCAGCAGCGACACGAGGGCGGCTCCGCAGCGGTGGACAACAAGACGACCGCCGCTCTGCTGGCCGACGCGGGCAACCGCAGCGGCATCGCTCGTCGGTCCATGATCAAGCGCTCGGCCGGCTTCGGCGCCGGTGTCTTCGGTCTGGGTGTCGGCGTCTTCGCCCTGGGTGGCCTGGTCAAGAACCCATGGGCCGAGGGTGAGACGCCGAACTCGCTGTGGCACACCGGTTGGATGCACCAGGGCGACGAGAAGGTCTACCTGCGCAGGGACACCGGCGACCCCGGCGAGGTCTCGCTGGTCCGCCCGGAGGACATCAAGGCCGGTGGCTTCGAGACCGTCTTCCCGTTCCGCGAGTCCGAGCGCGGTGACCACGACGCGCTGTACTACGCGCTGCGTCGGTCCGACAACCCCGTGATGCTCATCCGGCTTCGCCCGGGTTCGGAGCCGGTCAAGCGCAAGGGGCAGGAGGACTTCAACTACGGCGACTACTACGCCTACTCGAAGATCTGCACCCACCTCGGCTGCCCGACCTCGCTGTTCGAGCAGCAGACGGGGCGCCTGCTCTGCCCGTGCCATCAGTCGCAGTTCGACGTGGTGAACACCTACGCCAAGCCTGTCTTCGGTCCGGCTACGCGGTCGTTGCCGCAGCTGCCGATCGACATCGACGAAGAGGGCTACCTGGTGGCGCGAAGCGACTTCATCGAGGCCGTGGGCCCTGGCTTCTGGGAGCGTAAGTCATGA
- the ctaC gene encoding aa3-type cytochrome oxidase subunit II — protein sequence MGQKATRLAKLGGSFGLVALATTGCSANDVLRFGWPEGVTPQADRMRELWTWSVIAALAVGVLVWGLILWSVVFHRKRGEEMPRQTQYNVPLELVYTVIPLVMVTVLFYFTATTQNYVLAQEEDPDVTVEVVSFKWNWEFRYQDETTPDGDPVTTLGTSDEIPLLVLPTDRVIQYELRSEDVIHSFFVPEFLFKRDTFPHPEKNNQDNIFQNVIDEPGAFVGRCAELCGTYHSMMNFEVRALPGDQYDQYMDLRAQENSTTGELYTASEALTEMDCGELCAPKAVTTYPFDTDRTSREANSREQN from the coding sequence GTGGGCCAGAAGGCAACGCGGCTGGCGAAGCTGGGTGGATCGTTCGGCCTGGTAGCCCTGGCAACGACCGGCTGCTCCGCTAACGATGTTCTTCGCTTCGGTTGGCCGGAGGGTGTTACCCCCCAAGCCGACCGGATGCGTGAATTGTGGACCTGGTCGGTGATCGCGGCGCTCGCGGTCGGCGTGCTGGTCTGGGGCCTGATCCTGTGGTCGGTGGTGTTCCACCGCAAGCGCGGTGAGGAGATGCCTCGGCAGACGCAGTACAACGTCCCGTTGGAATTGGTCTACACGGTCATTCCACTGGTGATGGTCACCGTGCTGTTCTACTTCACAGCGACCACCCAGAACTATGTCCTGGCGCAGGAGGAGGATCCCGACGTCACCGTCGAAGTGGTCTCCTTCAAGTGGAACTGGGAGTTCCGCTACCAGGACGAGACCACCCCGGACGGCGATCCGGTGACGACGCTGGGCACCAGCGACGAGATCCCGCTGCTGGTACTCCCGACCGATCGGGTCATCCAGTACGAGCTGCGCTCCGAGGACGTCATCCACTCGTTCTTCGTCCCGGAGTTCCTCTTCAAGCGGGACACCTTCCCGCACCCGGAGAAGAACAACCAGGACAACATCTTCCAGAACGTCATCGACGAGCCCGGCGCCTTCGTCGGTCGGTGTGCCGAGCTGTGCGGTACCTACCACTCGATGATGAACTTCGAGGTGCGTGCGCTGCCCGGTGACCAGTACGACCAGTACATGGATCTGCGGGCGCAGGAGAACTCCACGACCGGTGAGCTCTACACGGCGTCCGAGGCACTGACCGAGATGGACTGCGGCGAGCTGTGCGCGCCGAAGGCGGTCACCACCTATCCGTTCGACACGGACCGCACCTCCCGCGAGGCCAACTCGCGCGAGCAGAACTGA
- a CDS encoding glycerate kinase family protein, translating into MRILVAPDCFGGTLTAREASEAIAAGWRSGAPDDEIVIRPLADGGPGFVEVLSVALGGTVHETTVTGPLGEPVTASWLEVPDAAGGTAYIESAQANGLHLIPERDPSSALRASSRGVGELIAQARDAGLRRAVVGLGGSASTDGGAGMFAALGAVGVDVVGRALVDGGAALRDCVGLLGEVELGGLQLVAASDVENTLLGEHGAARVFGPQKGADAVAVEALDAALTSWAEVLASATGRDVRELPSAGAAGGLGAGLLALGAEVESGAELVRRLTGLDTALDTVQLAVTGEGSFDWQSLRGKLVTAVARGAAERGLPCLVLAGQVSVGKREAGAAGVEHSYAVAEHAGSVAAAFADPAGTLTAMAADVARQWGGR; encoded by the coding sequence ATGCGGATCCTGGTGGCACCCGATTGTTTCGGCGGCACGTTGACGGCGCGCGAGGCCTCGGAGGCCATCGCAGCAGGCTGGCGGAGTGGCGCACCCGACGATGAGATCGTCATCCGACCGTTGGCCGACGGCGGCCCCGGTTTCGTCGAGGTGCTCTCGGTCGCGTTGGGCGGCACGGTCCACGAGACCACGGTGACCGGGCCGCTGGGTGAGCCCGTGACGGCGAGCTGGCTGGAGGTCCCCGATGCGGCGGGCGGCACCGCCTACATCGAGTCCGCCCAGGCCAACGGCCTACATCTGATCCCGGAACGCGACCCCTCCTCGGCGCTGCGGGCGTCGAGCAGGGGAGTGGGCGAGTTGATCGCCCAGGCACGTGACGCCGGGCTGCGGCGGGCGGTGGTCGGCCTCGGCGGCTCGGCCAGCACCGACGGCGGCGCGGGTATGTTCGCCGCGCTCGGTGCGGTCGGCGTCGACGTGGTCGGCCGGGCCCTTGTCGACGGCGGCGCGGCCCTGCGGGACTGCGTCGGCCTGCTCGGCGAGGTCGAACTGGGCGGATTGCAGCTGGTGGCGGCCTCGGACGTGGAGAACACCCTGCTCGGTGAGCACGGCGCGGCCAGGGTCTTCGGCCCGCAGAAGGGCGCCGACGCGGTCGCGGTCGAGGCCTTGGACGCCGCGCTGACCAGTTGGGCCGAGGTGCTCGCCTCGGCCACCGGTCGTGACGTGCGAGAACTGCCCTCGGCAGGCGCGGCGGGCGGTCTCGGCGCGGGCCTGCTGGCCCTGGGCGCCGAGGTGGAATCGGGAGCGGAACTGGTCCGGCGGCTGACCGGGCTGGACACCGCCCTGGACACGGTGCAGCTGGCGGTGACCGGGGAGGGCAGCTTCGACTGGCAGTCACTGCGCGGGAAGCTCGTCACGGCCGTGGCCAGAGGCGCCGCCGAGCGCGGCCTGCCCTGCCTGGTGCTGGCCGGGCAGGTATCGGTCGGCAAGCGGGAGGCGGGCGCAGCAGGTGTGGAGCACTCCTACGCGGTGGCCGAGCACGCGGGATCGGTGGCGGCCGCCTTCGCGGATCCGGCGGGCACCCTCACGGCCATGGCGGCCGACGTGGCCCGCCAGTGGGGCGGACGCTGA
- a CDS encoding HesB/IscA family protein, with protein MTAQDIGIDAKTDAPAHGVKLSDSAATKAKALLEQEGRDDMHLRIAVQPGGCAGLRYQLFFDERSLDGDARVDFNGLGVVVDRMSAPYVQDAVIDFVDTIEKQGFTIDNPNAGGSCACGDSFH; from the coding sequence ATGACCGCCCAGGACATTGGGATCGATGCGAAGACCGACGCGCCTGCACATGGCGTCAAGCTCAGCGACTCGGCTGCGACGAAGGCCAAGGCACTGCTCGAGCAGGAAGGCCGCGATGACATGCACCTGCGCATCGCGGTGCAGCCCGGTGGTTGCGCGGGCCTGCGCTACCAGCTCTTCTTCGACGAGCGCTCCCTCGACGGCGACGCGCGTGTCGACTTCAACGGGCTGGGCGTCGTGGTCGACCGGATGAGCGCTCCCTACGTTCAGGACGCCGTCATCGACTTCGTCGACACCATCGAGAAGCAGGGCTTCACCATCGACAACCCCAACGCGGGCGGCTCCTGCGCCTGCGGCGACTCCTTCCACTAG
- a CDS encoding cytochrome c oxidase subunit 4, producing the protein MKIEAWIFEGTALFAFIVAVIYGFWAGEPVGTVALALTGGLALLVGTYFRFVSRRMKARPEDDPEAEISDGAGELGFFSPGSYWPFGLAASCALAGLALAMFHIWMLIAAGAVLLITIGGLLFEYHRAPAGH; encoded by the coding sequence ATGAAGATCGAGGCGTGGATCTTCGAAGGCACGGCGCTGTTCGCCTTCATCGTCGCGGTCATCTACGGATTCTGGGCGGGCGAGCCGGTCGGTACGGTCGCACTCGCCCTGACCGGTGGGCTCGCCCTACTGGTGGGCACCTACTTCCGGTTCGTGTCCCGGCGGATGAAGGCTCGTCCCGAGGACGACCCGGAGGCCGAGATCAGCGACGGCGCGGGCGAGCTCGGCTTCTTCAGCCCGGGCAGCTACTGGCCCTTCGGGCTGGCGGCGAGCTGCGCGCTGGCCGGTCTGGCACTGGCGATGTTCCACATCTGGATGCTGATCGCCGCAGGCGCCGTCCTGCTGATCACGATCGGCGGGCTGCTGTTCGAGTACCACCGCGCTCCCGCCGGACACTGA
- a CDS encoding carbohydrate kinase family protein — MRFPGRFAEQLLTEQLDRVSLSFLVDELEIRRGGIGANVAFAMGVLGARPLLIGAVGPDFVEYRSWLQRHGVDCSGVHVSELAHTARFVCTTDQDMCQIASFYAGAMAEARSIELGPITESVDGVELVLISPNDPEAMLRHTRECRHLGLPFAADPSQQLARMDGAQTRELIDGARYLFSNDYEWSLLLQKSGWSEREVLSRLGMRITTLGEKGVEIIGQDIEPLQIAAVPETAKVEPTGLGDGFRAGFLAARSEGLGVERAAQLGSLIAVHVLETIGTQEWRLDPSEAVARIDGAYGPEAAAELAELLHR; from the coding sequence ATGCGTTTTCCAGGGCGGTTCGCCGAACAGCTGTTGACCGAGCAGCTCGACCGCGTCTCGCTGAGCTTCCTCGTCGACGAGCTGGAGATCCGACGCGGGGGCATCGGCGCGAACGTCGCCTTCGCCATGGGGGTGCTGGGCGCGAGACCGCTGTTGATCGGCGCCGTGGGGCCCGACTTCGTCGAGTACCGCTCCTGGCTCCAGCGACACGGGGTCGACTGCTCCGGAGTCCACGTCTCCGAGCTGGCGCACACCGCCCGGTTCGTGTGCACCACCGATCAGGACATGTGTCAGATCGCCTCCTTCTACGCGGGGGCGATGGCCGAGGCACGCTCGATCGAACTCGGGCCGATCACCGAGTCCGTCGATGGCGTCGAGCTGGTGTTGATCAGCCCGAACGACCCGGAGGCGATGCTTCGCCACACTCGGGAGTGCAGGCACCTCGGTCTGCCCTTCGCCGCCGACCCATCGCAGCAACTGGCCAGGATGGACGGTGCGCAGACGCGGGAGCTGATCGACGGTGCCCGCTACCTGTTCTCCAACGACTACGAGTGGAGTCTGCTGCTGCAGAAGTCCGGCTGGAGCGAGCGGGAGGTCTTATCCAGGCTGGGGATGCGGATCACCACCCTGGGCGAGAAGGGCGTCGAGATCATCGGGCAGGACATCGAACCGCTGCAGATCGCCGCGGTTCCCGAGACCGCGAAGGTCGAACCGACCGGTCTCGGCGATGGCTTCCGAGCCGGTTTCCTGGCCGCCCGGTCCGAGGGGCTCGGCGTGGAACGCGCCGCCCAACTCGGCTCGCTGATCGCCGTGCACGTGTTGGAGACGATCGGCACCCAGGAATGGCGGCTGGACCCGAGCGAGGCCGTGGCACGTATCGACGGGGCCTACGGACCGGAGGCGGCGGCCGAGCTGGCCGAACTGCTGCACCGCTGA
- a CDS encoding DUF3043 domain-containing protein, with protein MRFLRRNTSDTESTEGSESVATAEDSAAEARPKGYTPAKGRPTPSRRDAEGKRRGPVAAPRNQREAIQRMRGTKDDRRKAGAERRERMMSGDDRYLLPRDRGPVRAHIRDLVDSRRNIMGLFMPMAIIVFVAILIPSPMIQQYASLATSMMLITMIFEGVMLGRMVTKRVRAKFPDAKDRGFGIGWYCFTRATQIRRLRVPRPRATYVDAPKIWGVTARR; from the coding sequence GTGAGGTTCCTTCGCCGTAATACGAGTGACACCGAGTCGACCGAGGGCAGCGAGTCGGTCGCGACCGCAGAGGACTCGGCGGCGGAGGCGCGACCAAAGGGCTACACACCCGCCAAGGGGCGTCCGACACCCTCCCGCCGCGATGCGGAGGGCAAGCGCCGTGGACCGGTGGCCGCACCGCGCAACCAGCGCGAGGCCATCCAGCGGATGCGGGGCACCAAGGACGACCGTCGTAAGGCGGGCGCCGAGCGCCGCGAGCGGATGATGTCCGGCGACGACCGCTACCTGCTGCCTCGGGACCGGGGGCCGGTGCGGGCCCACATCCGCGATCTGGTGGATTCGCGGCGCAACATCATGGGCCTGTTCATGCCGATGGCGATCATCGTGTTCGTGGCGATCCTGATCCCCTCGCCGATGATTCAGCAGTACGCCAGCCTGGCGACCTCGATGATGCTGATCACCATGATCTTCGAGGGTGTGATGCTCGGTCGGATGGTCACCAAGCGGGTCCGCGCGAAGTTCCCCGACGCCAAGGACCGCGGTTTCGGCATCGGTTGGTACTGCTTCACCCGGGCCACCCAGATCCGCAGGCTCCGCGTTCCCCGGCCGAGGGCGACCTACGTCGATGCCCCGAAGATCTGGGGCGTCACAGCCCGACGCTGA
- the asnB gene encoding asparagine synthase (glutamine-hydrolyzing) has translation MCGLLGLVCPTQNDAMAARASVGRALGCQRHRGPDESETWQRDEAVFGFNRLSIIDVEHSHQPLTWGPPEAPDRYTIIFNGEIYNYLELRAELGAQHGARFVTDGDTESIVAAYHYLGPSMIGRLRGMFAFLIWDSEKQVIFGGRDPFGIKPLFYAIGPHGVAFSSEKKSLLDLAGTLGQQPALNRSGLQYYLTLQYVPEPATLHHGIRRVESGTSFTVEPGGQPVMQRYFAPTFAPRPVSGPTEQSRLYQGITDVMRDSVSKHMRADVTVGAFLSGGIDSTAIAALAKEHNPDLITFTTGFERQGYSEIDVAAETAAALGVKHVVRTVSAEEMMEHLPLIVWYLDDPVADPALVPLWFIAREARKHVKVVLSGEGADELFGGYTIYREPLSLAPFDKVPGGIRRIMGKVSSRIPDGVRGKDLLRRGALSLEDRYYGNARIFRDDQLRRVLQTFDPAVSHTDITARAYRESEGWDPVTRMQYVDMFTWLRGDILVKADKMTMANSLELRVPFLDTEVFKVAAQVPLSEKITKETTKFALRQALRDVVPAHVLNRRKLGFPVPIRLWLKDEMYGWARDIIQRSDTGSLIDKNAALVLLEEHKAGTLDHSRRIWALLVFMLWHGIFIENRINPRIPEPHYPVKL, from the coding sequence GTGTGTGGCCTATTGGGACTGGTCTGCCCGACCCAGAACGACGCCATGGCGGCTCGCGCCTCCGTAGGCAGGGCGTTGGGGTGCCAACGGCATCGGGGGCCGGACGAATCCGAGACATGGCAACGCGATGAGGCCGTCTTCGGCTTCAACAGATTGTCGATCATCGACGTCGAGCACTCACATCAACCGCTGACCTGGGGTCCGCCGGAGGCGCCGGACCGGTACACCATCATCTTCAACGGTGAGATCTACAACTATCTGGAGCTGCGCGCCGAGCTGGGCGCACAGCACGGCGCGCGCTTCGTGACCGACGGCGACACCGAGTCGATCGTGGCGGCCTACCACTACCTCGGCCCGTCGATGATCGGCAGGCTGCGCGGCATGTTCGCGTTCCTGATCTGGGACTCCGAGAAGCAGGTGATCTTCGGTGGTCGCGACCCCTTCGGCATCAAGCCGCTGTTCTACGCGATCGGCCCGCACGGCGTCGCGTTCTCCAGTGAGAAGAAGAGCCTGCTCGATCTGGCCGGGACGCTCGGGCAACAGCCCGCGCTGAACCGCAGCGGACTCCAGTACTACCTGACGCTGCAGTACGTGCCGGAGCCCGCGACGCTGCACCACGGCATCCGCCGGGTCGAGTCGGGCACCTCGTTCACCGTGGAGCCGGGCGGCCAGCCCGTCATGCAGCGGTACTTCGCCCCGACATTCGCTCCCCGCCCGGTCTCCGGCCCCACCGAGCAGTCGCGGCTGTATCAGGGCATCACCGACGTGATGCGCGATTCGGTGTCCAAGCACATGCGGGCCGACGTCACCGTCGGCGCGTTCCTGTCCGGTGGCATCGACTCGACGGCCATCGCGGCGCTGGCCAAGGAGCACAACCCGGACCTGATCACCTTCACCACCGGCTTCGAGCGGCAGGGCTACTCGGAGATCGACGTGGCTGCCGAGACCGCCGCGGCCCTCGGGGTCAAGCACGTGGTCCGCACCGTCTCCGCCGAGGAGATGATGGAACACCTGCCGCTGATCGTCTGGTACCTGGACGACCCGGTAGCCGACCCCGCGTTGGTGCCCCTGTGGTTCATCGCCCGTGAGGCCCGCAAGCACGTCAAGGTCGTGCTCTCCGGTGAGGGTGCCGACGAGTTGTTCGGCGGCTACACGATCTACCGGGAGCCGCTGTCGCTGGCCCCGTTCGACAAGGTCCCCGGCGGTATCCGCCGCATCATGGGCAAGGTCTCCTCGCGGATCCCCGACGGCGTGCGCGGCAAGGACCTGCTTCGCCGTGGTGCGCTGTCCTTGGAGGACCGCTACTACGGCAACGCCAGGATCTTCCGGGACGACCAGCTGCGCCGCGTGTTGCAGACCTTCGACCCCGCTGTCTCGCACACCGACATCACCGCCCGCGCCTACCGGGAGTCCGAGGGCTGGGACCCGGTGACCCGGATGCAGTACGTGGACATGTTCACCTGGCTGCGCGGCGACATCCTGGTCAAGGCCGACAAGATGACGATGGCGAACTCCCTGGAACTGCGGGTGCCCTTCCTGGACACCGAGGTCTTCAAGGTCGCCGCACAGGTCCCGCTGTCGGAGAAGATCACCAAGGAGACGACCAAGTTCGCATTGCGGCAGGCGCTGCGCGACGTCGTCCCCGCGCATGTGCTCAACCGGCGCAAGCTCGGCTTCCCGGTGCCGATCCGGCTCTGGCTCAAGGACGAGATGTACGGCTGGGCCAGGGACATCATCCAGCGCTCCGACACCGGCTCGCTGATCGACAAGAACGCCGCGCTGGTCCTACTCGAGGAGCACAAGGCGGGCACGCTGGACCACAGCCGCCGGATCTGGGCGCTGCTGGTGTTCATGCTGTGGCACGGCATCTTCATCGAGAACCGGATCAACCCGAGGATCCCGGAGCCGCACTACCCCGTGAAGCTCTGA
- the ctaE gene encoding aa3-type cytochrome oxidase subunit III, which yields MRRVTTASPPIAQRVHSLNRPNMVSVGTIVWLSSELMFFAGLFAMFFTVKAQHDGPTWPPEPSELNLGYALPFTIILVASSWTCQLGVFAAERGDVFGLRRWYTLTLVLGTIFVAGQAGEYYTLITAHDTTISSSPFGTVFYMTTGFHGLHVIGGLIAFVFLLMRTKMSKFTPAQATSAIVVSYYWHFVDIVWIGLFAVIYLVP from the coding sequence ATGCGTCGCGTGACAACGGCATCGCCTCCCATCGCCCAGCGGGTGCATTCGCTGAACCGACCCAACATGGTCAGCGTCGGCACGATCGTGTGGTTGTCCAGCGAGCTCATGTTCTTCGCTGGACTCTTCGCGATGTTCTTCACGGTGAAGGCGCAGCACGACGGTCCAACGTGGCCGCCGGAACCCTCCGAGCTCAACCTCGGGTATGCGCTGCCCTTCACGATCATCCTCGTGGCGTCCTCGTGGACCTGCCAGCTCGGTGTGTTCGCTGCGGAACGAGGCGATGTCTTCGGCCTGCGGCGCTGGTACACCCTCACCCTGGTTCTCGGCACGATCTTCGTCGCCGGTCAGGCGGGTGAGTACTACACGCTGATCACGGCGCACGACACCACCATCTCGTCCTCGCCATTCGGCACCGTCTTCTACATGACGACCGGGTTCCACGGGTTGCACGTCATCGGCGGTCTCATCGCGTTCGTGTTCCTGCTCATGCGCACCAAGATGAGCAAGTTCACGCCCGCCCAGGCGACCTCGGCGATCGTCGTGTCCTATTACTGGCACTTCGTCGACATCGTGTGGATCGGGCTCTTCGCCGTCATCTACCTGGTCCCTTGA
- the qcrC gene encoding cytochrome bc1 complex diheme cytochrome c subunit: MTTTEKPRSTFRSKLRRRISGVLALGVALAAAGALYTAFMPKPHVAQAAEQAELAQQGEDLYNTACISCHGSNLEGVQDRGPSLIGVGEASVHFQVSTGRMPMVRQEAQALRKPSMYSSEEIEALGAYIQANGGGPETPEARGADLRGDNPARGGELFRLNCASCHNFTGRGGALSSGKFAPNLDGVSEEEIYTAMQTGPQNMPVFSDRQLTPTEKEDIIAYVKSVTDGNNNPGGLALGGFGPAVEGVVVFVVGIAALIGVSLWIGAKQ, from the coding sequence ATGACCACCACTGAAAAGCCGCGGAGCACCTTCCGCTCCAAGCTCCGCAGGCGGATCTCGGGCGTGCTGGCGCTGGGTGTGGCACTGGCGGCAGCAGGCGCGCTCTACACCGCCTTCATGCCCAAGCCGCACGTTGCGCAGGCCGCAGAACAGGCCGAACTGGCTCAGCAGGGCGAGGATCTCTACAACACCGCCTGCATCAGCTGCCATGGTTCGAACCTCGAGGGTGTCCAGGACCGAGGACCGAGCCTGATCGGCGTCGGCGAGGCGTCCGTGCACTTCCAGGTCTCGACGGGCCGGATGCCGATGGTTCGCCAGGAAGCCCAGGCGCTGCGCAAGCCCTCGATGTACAGCTCCGAGGAGATCGAGGCGCTGGGGGCCTACATCCAGGCCAACGGCGGCGGGCCGGAGACTCCCGAGGCACGCGGCGCCGACCTGCGGGGTGACAACCCCGCGCGCGGCGGTGAGCTGTTCCGGCTCAACTGCGCGTCCTGCCACAACTTCACCGGTCGGGGCGGCGCGCTGTCCTCCGGCAAGTTCGCGCCGAACCTCGACGGGGTCAGCGAGGAAGAGATCTACACCGCGATGCAGACCGGCCCGCAGAACATGCCGGTGTTCTCCGATCGGCAGCTGACGCCGACGGAGAAGGAGGACATCATCGCCTACGTCAAGTCCGTCACCGACGGCAACAACAACCCGGGCGGACTGGCGCTCGGCGGGTTCGGTCCCGCCGTCGAGGGTGTCGTCGTCTTCGTGGTCGGGATTGCGGCGCTCATCGGCGTCTCCCTCTGGATCGGAGCCAAGCAATGA
- the trpD gene encoding anthranilate phosphoribosyltransferase gives MPEHAGQTPYTWASLLTQLVTGQDLSIEAATWAMDQVMTGQATAAQIAGFAVGLRSKGETPDEIRGMAEVMLARAHRIDLDIDAIDIVGTGGDRANTVNISTMTTIVVAAAGVPVIKHGNRASSSSCGTADVLEALGVVIDLPPEGVRTCIEDLGIGFCFAPVFHPAWRVTAGPRREIGIRTAYNLLGPLTNPGRPHAGLIGCADQRMAPVLAEVFADRGQSVLVVRGDDGLDELTTTTTSTAWVVHDGTVRQVVIDPAALGLAPATAEDLRGGDVNQNMAVVQELVAGKPGPVRDAVLLNAAGALAAHDGFPGDLTETLRAGLDRAAEVIDSGAAAELLGRWVTRSTEIREQLTS, from the coding sequence ATGCCCGAGCACGCTGGACAGACTCCGTACACCTGGGCTTCGCTGCTGACGCAGCTGGTCACCGGGCAGGATCTCAGCATCGAGGCCGCCACCTGGGCGATGGACCAGGTGATGACCGGGCAGGCGACCGCAGCCCAGATCGCCGGTTTCGCCGTGGGACTGCGGTCCAAGGGCGAGACGCCCGACGAGATCCGTGGCATGGCCGAGGTGATGCTGGCTCGCGCCCATCGGATCGACCTCGACATCGATGCGATCGACATCGTCGGCACCGGTGGCGACCGTGCCAACACCGTGAACATCTCCACGATGACGACCATCGTCGTCGCAGCAGCAGGCGTGCCGGTGATCAAGCACGGCAACCGCGCCTCCTCGTCGAGCTGCGGCACCGCCGACGTGCTGGAGGCGCTCGGCGTCGTCATCGATCTGCCGCCGGAGGGCGTGCGGACCTGCATCGAGGACCTGGGCATCGGGTTCTGCTTCGCGCCGGTCTTCCACCCGGCGTGGCGGGTCACGGCGGGTCCTCGTCGGGAGATCGGCATCCGCACCGCCTACAACCTGCTCGGTCCGTTGACCAATCCCGGCCGCCCGCACGCGGGCCTGATCGGTTGTGCCGACCAGCGGATGGCTCCGGTGCTGGCCGAGGTCTTCGCCGACCGTGGACAGTCGGTGCTGGTGGTTCGCGGCGACGACGGACTCGACGAGCTGACCACCACGACGACCTCCACCGCCTGGGTGGTGCACGACGGGACGGTCCGGCAGGTCGTCATCGACCCCGCAGCGTTGGGACTGGCGCCCGCGACCGCCGAGGATCTGCGGGGCGGCGACGTCAACCAGAACATGGCGGTCGTGCAGGAGCTGGTGGCGGGCAAGCCCGGCCCGGTCCGGGATGCCGTACTGCTCAACGCCGCAGGCGCACTGGCCGCGCACGATGGTTTCCCCGGTGATCTGACCGAGACGCTGCGGGCCGGCCTGGATCGCGCCGCCGAGGTCATCGACTCCGGCGCGGCAGCGGAGCTGCTGGGCCGCTGGGTGACCCGTTCGACGGAGATCCGCGAACAACTCACGTCCTGA